A genomic region of Desulfotomaculum sp. contains the following coding sequences:
- a CDS encoding AbrB family transcriptional regulator — MNAETIKVGKRGAVVIPAGLRREYSLEEGALLIAEPRPEGILLRPAVALSVEIYTPERKAQFLLNNALTAEDYAWAVSEVKKLGLDPENIPHERSGNI, encoded by the coding sequence GTGAATGCTGAAACAATAAAGGTTGGGAAAAGGGGAGCGGTAGTTATTCCTGCCGGTTTGCGCAGGGAATACAGTCTGGAAGAAGGGGCTCTGTTGATCGCGGAACCGCGGCCGGAAGGCATTCTCCTGCGTCCGGCGGTGGCCCTGTCGGTTGAAATTTACACACCGGAAAGAAAGGCGCAATTTTTATTAAATAATGCCTTAACTGCAGAAGACTATGCGTGGGCAGTATCCGAGGTAAAAAAGCTTGGTTTGGATCCGGAAAATATACCTCATGAAAGATCCGGTAATATTTAA